A portion of the Pseudarthrobacter defluvii genome contains these proteins:
- a CDS encoding rhodanese-like domain-containing protein — protein sequence MPDQRTFRSITADELAAVWPRATLVDVRSREEHATAHVPGCLNIPLDELASRLSDLPNNTIHLMCGSGKRSSQAARILTDRGYTVVNVAGGITEWYRAGHPVSYQPPPEDQPPAPKSGMAAGILHRFRRPFHRETT from the coding sequence ATGCCGGACCAGCGAACGTTTCGCAGCATCACGGCGGACGAACTCGCCGCGGTGTGGCCCCGGGCCACACTGGTGGACGTCCGGAGCCGGGAGGAGCACGCCACCGCGCACGTCCCGGGATGCCTGAACATTCCCCTGGACGAGCTGGCCTCCCGGCTTAGCGACCTGCCAAACAACACGATCCACCTGATGTGCGGGTCAGGAAAACGCAGCAGCCAGGCCGCACGGATCCTCACCGACCGCGGATACACCGTGGTCAACGTGGCCGGCGGGATCACCGAGTGGTACCGGGCAGGCCACCCAGTCAGCTATCAACCACCCCCCGAAGATCAGCCTCCAGCACCCAAATCCGGTATGGCGGCAGGAATCCTGCACCGCTTCCGCAGGCCATTCCACAGGGAAACCACCTAG
- a CDS encoding MBL fold metallo-hydrolase, with translation MLIERIYDEDLAQASYLIGCQAKGEAIVVDGRRDIAVYQDLAAKNGMKIVAVTETHIHADYLSGTRELAAATGAKIYVSGEGGPDWQYEFDGERLYNGDTIALGNISIKAVHTPGHTPEHLSFLVTDGAFSDKPGYLLSGDFVFSGDLGRPDLLDEAAGGVDTRFEGAKQLFASLRDKFLTLPDYVQVHPAHGAGSACGKALGAIPSSTVGYERLYAWWGPYLAANDEQGFIDELLDGQPDAHAYFGRMKRENRVGPDVMGERAPLQELETALVAEGLAEDTLTFIDTRSNSEVHEGTVVGSLNVPAGKSVASYGAWVVNPETDKNPLVLLAKDQEQAQDMWDHLVRVGIDNVAGYLTSIEGLPTFTPKLIQPEDLEGFDAAMVLDVRNKTEHKAGHVPGSYQLSGGRVMWHLDELPTGGTIVSYCQSGVRNSVAASALRRAGYDVVELDGSYAAWNAKQNSVPAV, from the coding sequence ATGCTTATCGAGCGCATTTACGACGAAGACCTCGCCCAGGCCAGCTACCTGATCGGCTGCCAGGCCAAGGGTGAAGCGATCGTGGTGGACGGCCGCCGCGACATCGCCGTCTACCAGGACCTGGCCGCGAAGAACGGCATGAAGATCGTGGCCGTCACCGAGACCCACATCCACGCCGACTACCTCTCCGGCACCCGCGAGCTGGCCGCCGCCACCGGTGCCAAGATCTACGTCTCCGGCGAAGGCGGCCCGGACTGGCAGTACGAGTTCGACGGCGAGCGGCTCTACAACGGCGACACCATCGCCTTGGGCAACATCAGCATCAAGGCAGTGCACACCCCGGGCCACACCCCCGAGCACCTGTCCTTCCTGGTCACCGACGGCGCGTTCAGCGACAAGCCCGGCTACCTGCTCTCCGGGGACTTTGTCTTCTCCGGCGACCTGGGGCGCCCGGACCTGCTGGATGAAGCCGCCGGCGGCGTCGACACCCGCTTCGAGGGCGCCAAGCAGCTGTTCGCCAGCCTGCGCGACAAGTTCCTCACCCTGCCGGACTACGTCCAGGTCCACCCCGCCCACGGCGCCGGCAGCGCCTGCGGCAAGGCCCTGGGTGCCATCCCGTCCTCCACCGTCGGCTACGAACGCCTCTACGCCTGGTGGGGCCCCTACCTCGCCGCCAACGACGAACAGGGCTTCATCGACGAACTCCTCGACGGCCAGCCCGACGCCCACGCCTACTTCGGTCGCATGAAGCGCGAAAACCGCGTAGGCCCCGACGTCATGGGCGAGCGTGCACCGCTGCAGGAACTGGAAACCGCCCTCGTGGCTGAAGGCCTGGCGGAAGACACCCTGACCTTCATCGACACCCGCTCCAACTCCGAGGTCCACGAAGGCACCGTCGTCGGCTCCCTGAACGTTCCGGCCGGCAAGTCCGTTGCCAGCTACGGCGCCTGGGTGGTCAACCCGGAAACGGACAAGAACCCGCTGGTGCTCCTGGCCAAGGACCAGGAGCAGGCGCAGGACATGTGGGACCACCTGGTCCGCGTGGGCATCGACAACGTGGCAGGCTACCTGACCAGCATCGAGGGACTGCCCACCTTCACCCCCAAGCTGATCCAGCCCGAGGACCTCGAGGGCTTCGACGCCGCCATGGTCCTGGACGTCCGCAACAAGACCGAGCACAAGGCCGGGCACGTCCCGGGCTCCTACCAGCTCAGCGGCGGCCGCGTCATGTGGCACCTCGATGAGCTGCCGACCGGCGGCACCATCGTGTCCTACTGCCAGTCCGGCGTACGGAACTCCGTAGCGGCCAGCGCCCTGCGCCGTGCCGGGTACGACGTCGTGGAACTCGACGGCAGCTACGCCGCCTGGAACGCCAAGCAGAACAGCGTTCCCGCCGTCTAG
- a CDS encoding MFS transporter: MRGRTPALHIPGLPAAALGLRQNLAQFMLLVAVNALVGGTLGQERTVLPLLASQEFHLDLYTGALTYILAFGLSKAAMNYFAGTLSDRYGRKPVLIAGWLAAVPVPLMLIFGPSWGWIVAANVLLGISQGLTWSTAVIMKMDLVGPKQRGLAMGFNEAAGYLGVAVTALASGYLATAFGLRPAPFLLGAAYIALGLGLTVLAVKETHHHARTEASQHVSSQGNTHAGLTTGQVFALTSFKDRSLSAASQAGLVNNLNDGLAWGLFPVLFAGAGLSLGQIGILAAAYPAAWGAAQLVTGAASDRWGRKWFIAAGMLVQAAALGIIASAHGFGPWLAAAVVLGLGTALVYPTLLAAIGDVAHPAWRARSVGVYRLWRDGGFAVGALLSGVLADLYGIPTAIAAVAVLTAASGVVVAVRMRGNDHALR; the protein is encoded by the coding sequence ATGCGCGGCAGAACACCCGCCCTCCACATCCCCGGTTTGCCCGCCGCGGCGCTGGGCCTGCGGCAGAACCTGGCGCAGTTCATGCTGCTGGTGGCCGTCAACGCGCTGGTAGGCGGCACCCTGGGCCAGGAGCGCACGGTCCTGCCCCTGCTGGCCTCGCAGGAATTCCACCTCGACCTCTACACCGGCGCGCTGACCTACATCCTGGCCTTCGGCCTGTCCAAGGCCGCGATGAACTACTTCGCCGGCACACTCTCCGACCGGTACGGCCGCAAACCGGTCCTCATCGCCGGCTGGCTGGCAGCGGTACCGGTGCCGCTCATGCTCATCTTCGGCCCGTCGTGGGGCTGGATCGTAGCGGCCAATGTGCTGCTCGGGATCAGCCAGGGCCTCACCTGGTCCACGGCAGTAATCATGAAAATGGACCTGGTGGGGCCAAAGCAGCGCGGCCTGGCCATGGGCTTCAACGAGGCCGCGGGCTACCTTGGCGTGGCCGTCACGGCATTGGCCAGCGGCTACCTGGCCACCGCTTTCGGCCTGCGCCCCGCCCCCTTCCTGCTGGGCGCCGCGTACATTGCCCTCGGCCTGGGACTGACGGTCCTGGCCGTCAAGGAAACCCACCACCACGCCAGGACCGAGGCCTCCCAGCACGTCAGCAGCCAGGGCAATACCCATGCCGGCCTCACCACCGGCCAGGTCTTCGCCCTCACCAGCTTCAAGGACCGCTCACTTTCCGCAGCAAGCCAGGCCGGCCTGGTGAACAACCTCAACGACGGCCTGGCCTGGGGGCTCTTCCCTGTCCTGTTCGCAGGTGCCGGGCTGAGCCTTGGCCAGATCGGCATCCTGGCCGCCGCCTACCCCGCCGCCTGGGGCGCTGCCCAACTCGTCACCGGCGCCGCGTCCGACCGGTGGGGGCGCAAGTGGTTCATCGCCGCCGGGATGCTGGTCCAGGCCGCCGCCCTGGGGATCATCGCCTCAGCGCACGGCTTTGGGCCCTGGCTCGCCGCCGCCGTCGTCCTTGGCCTTGGTACCGCGTTGGTCTATCCCACCCTGCTCGCCGCGATCGGCGACGTGGCCCACCCGGCCTGGCGGGCCCGCTCCGTGGGTGTGTACCGGCTATGGCGCGACGGCGGATTCGCCGTGGGTGCCCTGCTGTCCGGTGTCCTCGCCGACCTCTACGGCATCCCCACAGCCATCGCCGCCGTCGCGGTTCTCACCGCAGCGTCCGGCGTCGTGGTTGCCGTCCGGATGCGCGGCAACGACCACGCACTGCGGTAG
- a CDS encoding GAF and ANTAR domain-containing protein codes for MERDDASNFEQLHDLVADMDDIRGLLEGITGIAAAAMTRTAGTQVECAVTLYRRRRPPTIAGSDDEAILLDGHEQRLADGPCTDALESGEPALLDAPSDARWPAFRKELEATSFDSVLGVPLDLGSEASAALNFFAAGAGVFTGEVSKDAGEFAQVAARALRLGLRIAGAELKAVDLEAAMSHRTAIDMARGIIMAQSRCSGEEAFNLLRDVSSRRNEKLYDVARSVVAGIDGSATSTFFES; via the coding sequence ATGGAACGTGACGATGCGAGTAATTTCGAGCAGTTGCACGATCTTGTTGCCGACATGGACGACATCAGGGGACTCCTGGAGGGCATCACCGGTATCGCTGCGGCGGCAATGACCAGGACCGCGGGTACGCAGGTCGAATGTGCCGTCACCCTTTACCGGAGAAGGCGGCCCCCCACCATCGCGGGCAGCGATGATGAGGCAATCCTGCTGGACGGCCATGAGCAGCGCCTGGCAGACGGGCCATGTACTGATGCGCTGGAGAGCGGGGAACCTGCCCTCCTGGATGCCCCATCCGATGCACGGTGGCCGGCCTTCCGGAAGGAATTGGAAGCCACGAGCTTTGACAGCGTCCTTGGCGTTCCGCTCGATTTGGGCAGCGAAGCGTCGGCAGCCTTGAACTTCTTTGCCGCGGGTGCCGGAGTGTTCACCGGGGAAGTCTCGAAGGATGCCGGGGAGTTCGCCCAGGTAGCCGCCCGTGCGCTTCGGCTGGGGCTGAGGATTGCCGGGGCGGAACTGAAGGCAGTTGACCTTGAGGCAGCAATGAGCCACCGGACTGCCATAGACATGGCGCGGGGCATCATCATGGCCCAGAGCCGCTGCTCCGGAGAGGAAGCCTTCAATTTGCTCCGCGACGTCTCAAGCAGGCGCAACGAAAAGCTGTACGACGTCGCCCGCTCGGTCGTTGCCGGTATCGACGGCTCTGCCACAAGCACCTTCTTCGAGTCCTGA
- a CDS encoding alpha/beta fold hydrolase, producing MKDRGQDPVKPRRRRRWPRRLGIAALVVLGLVLVSTVANLLLEQREKATTAPYGERVAVAGGSLNVVRGGNDGGTAQGQPIILLSGLGTAAPGLDFAPLIRELKGLDVIVVEGFGYGYSDMEASARTNEHISNELHEVLAKLQVRQPYILAGHSIAGFYLLDYANRYRSEVSAVVGIDATIPKPGDGPVAEPQPGINWIKLVAATGLVRMVAAVAPGLVDPDSTAYTDEELHRMRTMMLWNIGNPAVADETARIANNAAALRGVTYPDDLPVLAFVADEKNDRTATKTAAAENLLKNVTRHQVLPLEGGHYLHWTQAQRMAEEIRRFVAPAG from the coding sequence GTGAAAGACCGCGGGCAGGACCCGGTGAAGCCACGGCGGCGACGGCGCTGGCCGCGCCGCCTGGGGATCGCGGCGCTGGTTGTCCTTGGGCTGGTCCTCGTTTCCACCGTTGCCAACCTGCTCCTGGAGCAGCGGGAGAAGGCAACCACGGCGCCCTACGGCGAGCGGGTGGCGGTGGCCGGCGGATCCCTGAATGTGGTCAGGGGCGGGAACGACGGCGGGACGGCCCAGGGCCAGCCCATTATCCTCCTCAGTGGGCTGGGGACCGCGGCCCCCGGACTGGACTTCGCGCCCTTGATCCGCGAGCTCAAGGGCTTAGACGTCATTGTGGTGGAAGGGTTTGGGTACGGCTACAGCGACATGGAGGCCAGTGCCCGGACCAACGAGCACATCAGCAACGAGCTGCACGAGGTGCTGGCCAAGCTCCAGGTCCGGCAGCCCTACATCCTGGCGGGCCATTCCATTGCCGGGTTCTACCTGCTGGATTACGCCAATCGGTACCGCTCAGAGGTTTCCGCGGTAGTGGGCATCGATGCCACCATTCCCAAGCCCGGCGACGGGCCCGTGGCGGAGCCGCAGCCGGGCATCAACTGGATCAAGCTGGTGGCAGCCACCGGGTTGGTCCGCATGGTTGCAGCGGTGGCCCCGGGCCTCGTGGACCCGGACAGCACCGCCTATACGGATGAGGAGCTGCATCGGATGCGCACCATGATGCTGTGGAACATCGGCAATCCTGCCGTGGCGGATGAAACTGCCCGCATCGCGAACAACGCCGCCGCCCTTAGGGGCGTCACCTATCCCGACGACCTGCCAGTCCTGGCCTTTGTTGCCGACGAAAAGAATGACAGGACTGCCACCAAGACCGCCGCCGCGGAGAACCTGCTGAAGAATGTCACCCGGCACCAGGTCCTGCCGCTGGAAGGCGGGCACTACCTGCACTGGACGCAGGCTCAGCGGATGGCAGAGGAGATCCGGCGGTTCGTTGCGCCGGCGGGCTGA
- a CDS encoding acyl carrier protein produces the protein MNDQAARQAVEAAIGKVAPDVEPEDLEGGARLRQDLELDSLDFLRLVEVIAETTGVDIPEADYPAVATVDGLVTYVAARG, from the coding sequence GTGAACGACCAGGCTGCGCGCCAGGCGGTGGAGGCGGCGATCGGGAAAGTAGCGCCCGACGTCGAGCCCGAAGACCTGGAGGGCGGCGCAAGGCTGCGCCAGGACCTGGAACTGGACTCGCTGGATTTCCTCCGCCTGGTGGAGGTCATCGCGGAAACCACCGGCGTGGACATTCCGGAGGCCGACTATCCTGCGGTGGCCACCGTGGACGGGCTGGTCACCTACGTCGCTGCACGCGGGTGA
- a CDS encoding 2-oxo acid dehydrogenase subunit E2 — protein MAEFRMPSLGADMEHGKVVEWLVKPGDYVHKGDLVAAVDTDKTVMDIESFQEGVVAEFLVDIGDTVDVGTPIARITATPAELPQPPLTSGPLSPDARSPLEAREPTPAPPGTEAGHPEPAAKAAPPVRHLAHTLGVDVGRITGSGPGGEVVRADVERAAAASVTPAAPEEPPTPEVPEAPAPAEARRVRSSPLARRLAAELGVNLQGVNGTGPGGAVTEDDVLSAVPPRGRPPREQMAEKPSEAPPSEAQLPEPTHEAAEEAPQRKRPTATGGKAESLRQAVGALMSRSKKEIPHYYLSTTLDLAAAMAWMRAANQQRPVTSRLVPSALLLKATALAAKEVPDMNGFFSKGAFHPSSEVHLGVAVALRHGGLVAPALHDADTLSLDELMDQLRDLVSRARAGRLQRAEMADPTITVTNLGDLGVESVYGVIYPPQVAMVGFGKVLEQPWAHNGMLGIRHAAIATLSADHRVSDGLRGGRFLARIDELLQAPENL, from the coding sequence GTGGCTGAGTTCCGGATGCCGTCCCTGGGCGCGGACATGGAGCACGGCAAGGTGGTGGAATGGCTGGTCAAGCCCGGGGACTATGTCCACAAGGGCGACCTGGTGGCGGCGGTGGACACGGACAAGACCGTGATGGACATCGAGTCCTTCCAGGAAGGTGTGGTGGCCGAATTCCTGGTGGACATCGGCGACACCGTGGACGTGGGCACCCCCATCGCCCGGATCACCGCCACCCCCGCCGAACTCCCGCAACCCCCGCTCACTTCCGGCCCCCTTTCCCCCGACGCCCGCTCACCTTTGGAAGCCCGGGAGCCAACGCCCGCTCCCCCCGGTACCGAGGCCGGGCACCCGGAGCCGGCCGCCAAGGCCGCCCCGCCGGTCCGGCACCTTGCGCACACGCTGGGGGTCGACGTCGGACGCATCACCGGGAGCGGGCCCGGCGGCGAGGTGGTGCGGGCCGACGTCGAACGCGCCGCGGCTGCGTCCGTCACCCCAGCGGCGCCAGAAGAACCCCCCACGCCTGAGGTGCCGGAGGCCCCGGCGCCCGCCGAAGCCAGGAGGGTCCGGTCATCGCCGCTGGCGCGGCGGCTGGCGGCCGAACTGGGCGTGAACCTGCAGGGCGTCAACGGGACCGGTCCCGGCGGTGCGGTGACGGAGGACGACGTCCTCTCCGCGGTCCCGCCCAGGGGACGGCCACCCCGCGAACAAATGGCGGAAAAGCCGTCGGAAGCACCGCCGTCGGAAGCCCAACTCCCGGAACCCACGCACGAAGCCGCGGAAGAGGCGCCACAGCGGAAACGCCCGACGGCGACCGGCGGCAAGGCGGAGAGCCTGCGGCAGGCGGTCGGCGCACTGATGTCCCGGTCCAAGAAGGAGATCCCGCACTACTATCTGTCCACCACGCTGGACCTGGCGGCTGCGATGGCCTGGATGCGGGCGGCGAACCAGCAGCGGCCGGTGACGTCGCGGCTGGTGCCGTCCGCCCTGCTGCTAAAGGCCACCGCGCTCGCGGCCAAGGAGGTGCCGGACATGAACGGCTTCTTCAGTAAGGGCGCGTTCCATCCCAGCAGTGAGGTGCACCTGGGCGTCGCCGTGGCGTTGCGGCACGGCGGGCTGGTGGCCCCGGCCCTGCACGACGCCGACACCCTCAGCCTGGACGAACTCATGGACCAGCTGCGCGACCTGGTCAGCCGGGCCAGGGCGGGCCGGCTGCAGCGGGCGGAGATGGCCGATCCCACCATCACGGTGACCAACCTGGGGGATCTGGGCGTCGAAAGCGTGTACGGGGTGATCTATCCGCCGCAGGTGGCCATGGTGGGGTTCGGGAAAGTCCTGGAGCAGCCGTGGGCGCACAACGGGATGCTCGGCATTCGGCACGCCGCCATCGCCACCCTCTCCGCTGACCACCGGGTGAGCGACGGGCTGCGCGGAGGCCGGTTCCTGGCCCGCATCGACGAACTGCTGCAGGCGCCGGAAAACCTGTGA
- a CDS encoding alpha-ketoacid dehydrogenase subunit beta translates to MKTTYREAMRAALRDAMQRDERVFLMGEDVGRYGGSFAVSLGLLEEFGPERIRDTPLSESGFVGAGIGAALGGMRPVVEIMTVNFSLLALDQIINNAATLLHMSGGQFNVPIVIRMTTGAGRQLGAQHSHSLEGWYAHIPGLRILAPATLADARGMLWTALQDPDPVLIFEHGSLYNVAGELDEDAGAVGIDKAALLRQADGSADTVTLITYGGTLPLVLEAADQLAGEGIGTDVVDLRTLRPLDTHTLLDSVARTHRAVVVDEGWRSGSISAEIAARISEQAFFDLDAPVERVCSEEVPVPYAKHLEQAALPSVERVMAAARRAVGAGG, encoded by the coding sequence ATGAAAACCACGTACCGGGAAGCCATGCGCGCGGCCCTCCGCGACGCGATGCAGCGCGATGAACGCGTGTTCCTGATGGGTGAGGACGTGGGCCGGTACGGCGGCAGCTTCGCCGTCAGCCTGGGCCTGCTGGAGGAATTCGGACCGGAGCGGATCCGCGATACCCCGCTCTCCGAATCCGGGTTCGTGGGTGCAGGCATCGGCGCGGCGTTGGGCGGCATGCGGCCCGTCGTCGAAATCATGACGGTCAACTTCAGCCTGCTGGCGCTGGACCAGATCATCAACAATGCCGCCACCCTGCTGCACATGTCCGGCGGCCAGTTCAACGTTCCCATCGTCATCCGGATGACCACCGGCGCGGGCCGGCAGCTGGGTGCCCAGCACTCGCACAGCCTGGAGGGCTGGTACGCGCACATCCCCGGGCTGCGGATCCTGGCCCCGGCCACCCTGGCGGACGCCCGCGGCATGCTGTGGACCGCACTGCAGGACCCGGACCCGGTGCTGATTTTCGAGCACGGCTCGCTGTACAACGTGGCCGGCGAGCTCGACGAGGACGCCGGGGCCGTCGGCATCGACAAGGCGGCGCTCCTGCGGCAGGCGGACGGAAGCGCGGACACGGTCACCCTCATCACCTACGGCGGCACGCTGCCCCTGGTGCTGGAGGCCGCGGACCAGCTGGCCGGCGAGGGTATCGGGACTGACGTGGTGGACCTGCGCACCCTCCGCCCGCTGGACACGCACACCCTCCTGGACAGTGTGGCCAGGACGCACCGGGCCGTGGTGGTGGACGAGGGGTGGCGCAGCGGCAGCATCTCTGCGGAGATCGCCGCCCGGATCAGCGAGCAGGCGTTCTTCGACCTGGACGCGCCGGTGGAGCGGGTGTGCAGCGAGGAGGTGCCCGTCCCGTACGCCAAGCACCTGGAGCAGGCGGCGCTGCCGTCGGTGGAGCGGGTCATGGCGGCCGCACGAAGGGCCGTGGGCGCCGGTGGCTGA
- the pdhA gene encoding pyruvate dehydrogenase (acetyl-transferring) E1 component subunit alpha — MTTLRNQGVPDAGHAMHLLRQMLRVRRLEEKCIELYSAAKIRGFLHVYIGEEAVAAGVMETLAPEDAVVATYREHGHALLRGVSAGAILAEMYGHAEGCCRGRGGSMHLFDAATRFYGGNAIVAGGLPLAVGLALADRMAGRQQVTVCFFGEGAVAEGEFHESMNLAALWQLPVLFCCENNLYAMGTALGRSESQTDIALKAAAYEIPAWAVDGMDVLAVEEAARRAVDAVRSGGGPHFLELRTYRFRAHSMFDPELYREKSEVAQWMERDPISLLQGAMQAAGQLPDDEWADLQADVDAEISTAVGFAENGTPEPVSELARFVYSDRADDGSDGGTAGSGEGSRKGGAAG, encoded by the coding sequence ATGACCACCCTCAGGAACCAGGGCGTTCCGGATGCGGGGCACGCGATGCACCTCCTGCGGCAGATGCTGCGGGTGCGCCGCCTCGAGGAGAAATGCATCGAGCTGTACAGCGCGGCCAAGATCCGCGGGTTCCTGCACGTCTACATCGGCGAGGAAGCCGTGGCGGCCGGGGTGATGGAGACCCTGGCGCCGGAGGACGCCGTGGTGGCCACGTACCGCGAACACGGGCATGCCCTGCTGCGCGGTGTCTCCGCCGGTGCCATCCTTGCCGAGATGTACGGCCACGCCGAGGGCTGCTGCCGTGGGCGCGGCGGTTCCATGCACCTCTTCGACGCCGCCACCCGCTTCTACGGCGGCAACGCCATCGTGGCCGGCGGACTGCCGCTGGCCGTCGGCCTGGCGCTCGCGGACCGGATGGCCGGGCGCCAGCAGGTTACCGTCTGCTTCTTCGGCGAGGGCGCCGTTGCAGAAGGGGAGTTCCACGAGAGCATGAACCTGGCCGCGCTGTGGCAGCTGCCGGTGCTGTTCTGCTGCGAAAACAACCTCTACGCCATGGGAACCGCGCTGGGGCGCTCCGAATCGCAGACCGACATCGCGCTCAAGGCGGCGGCCTACGAAATACCGGCGTGGGCGGTGGACGGCATGGACGTGCTGGCCGTGGAGGAAGCCGCCCGGCGCGCGGTGGACGCGGTGCGGTCCGGCGGCGGCCCGCACTTCCTGGAACTGCGCACCTACCGCTTCCGCGCCCACTCCATGTTCGATCCCGAGCTCTACCGGGAGAAGTCCGAGGTGGCGCAGTGGATGGAACGGGACCCCATCAGCCTGCTGCAGGGCGCCATGCAGGCCGCCGGGCAGCTGCCGGACGATGAGTGGGCAGATCTGCAGGCGGACGTGGACGCGGAGATCAGCACCGCCGTCGGATTCGCCGAAAACGGGACGCCGGAACCGGTGTCCGAGCTTGCGCGGTTCGTGTACAGCGACCGGGCGGATGACGGAAGCGACGGCGGCACGGCAGGAAGCGGAGAAGGGTCAAGGAAAGGCGGGGCGGCAGGATGA